From the genome of Halorussus caseinilyticus, one region includes:
- a CDS encoding TRAM domain-containing protein: MPDRETAPVESGERYSVEIEDLGSEGDGIARIESFVVFVPGADLGDRVDIRIEEVGGSHATASIVEDEEGDRRESDRDE; the protein is encoded by the coding sequence ATGCCAGACCGCGAGACTGCTCCGGTCGAGTCCGGTGAACGTTACTCCGTCGAAATCGAAGACCTCGGGAGCGAAGGCGACGGTATCGCCCGAATCGAGTCGTTCGTCGTGTTCGTCCCCGGCGCGGACCTCGGGGACCGCGTGGACATCCGCATCGAGGAAGTCGGCGGGAGTCACGCCACGGCGTCGATAGTGGAGGACGAGGAGGGCGACCGGAGGGAGAGCGACCGCGACGAATAG
- the moaA gene encoding GTP 3',8-cyclase MoaA: protein MLEDDFGREVSGVRVSLTDRCNFDCVYCHNEGLGDTRGPMDPRDDEMTADEVVRFLEVAHEFDVGKVKFTGGEPMLRQDLEEIVRRTPDGMEVSLTTNGTFLPGRAEDLVDAGLERVNVSQDALDPEAFAEVTQSGAYDKVIEGVHAAVDAGLDPVKLNMVVFEHTAGYVEEMVEHVADNEGLQLQLIQYMPELTGRPEWNIDIQRVHDWLADIADEVETREMHNRNRYWVGGTADESGGMVEIVDPVENPQFCANCHRVRVTHEGYLKGCLNRNDDLRSMGEMTKDEIRETFRETVANRVPYYGEYMVRDDDGEWEINDEYVGNVQA from the coding sequence ATGCTGGAGGACGACTTCGGGCGCGAGGTCTCGGGCGTGCGAGTCTCGCTCACCGACAGGTGCAACTTCGACTGCGTGTACTGCCACAACGAGGGATTGGGCGACACGCGCGGTCCGATGGACCCCCGAGACGACGAGATGACCGCCGACGAGGTCGTCCGGTTTCTGGAGGTCGCCCACGAGTTCGACGTGGGGAAGGTCAAGTTCACGGGGGGCGAACCCATGCTTCGCCAAGACCTCGAAGAAATCGTCCGGCGGACGCCCGACGGCATGGAGGTGTCGCTCACGACCAACGGCACGTTCCTGCCCGGCCGGGCCGAGGACCTCGTTGACGCCGGACTGGAGCGAGTCAACGTCTCCCAAGACGCGCTCGACCCGGAAGCCTTCGCCGAAGTCACCCAGAGCGGTGCCTACGACAAGGTTATCGAAGGCGTCCACGCCGCCGTGGACGCCGGACTCGACCCGGTGAAGTTGAACATGGTCGTCTTCGAACACACCGCGGGCTACGTCGAGGAGATGGTCGAACACGTCGCCGACAACGAGGGGTTGCAGTTGCAACTCATCCAGTACATGCCCGAACTCACGGGCAGACCCGAGTGGAACATCGACATCCAGCGAGTCCACGACTGGCTAGCCGACATCGCCGACGAGGTGGAGACCCGCGAGATGCACAACCGGAACCGATACTGGGTGGGCGGCACCGCGGACGAGTCGGGCGGCATGGTCGAAATCGTGGACCCCGTTGAGAACCCGCAGTTCTGCGCCAACTGCCACCGCGTGCGCGTCACGCACGAAGGATACCTCAAGGGGTGTCTGAACCGCAACGACGACCTGCGGTCGATGGGCGAGATGACGAAGGACGAGATTCGGGAGACGTTCCGCGAGACGGTGGCGAACCGCGTGCCCTACTACGGCGAGTACATGGTGCGAGACGACGACGGCGAGTGGGAGATAAACGACGAGTACGTCGGGAACGTCCAAGCCTGA